One Streptomyces sp. SAI-135 DNA segment encodes these proteins:
- a CDS encoding peptidyl-prolyl cis-trans isomerase, translating into MNPEHAALIDGEPLPAERVNTFLEAPHRGAGNCATSHDEPAPAAGRTEPPSVARQRRRWATQVIVIDELARRACVDRGLNPPPEVTPAKALTLAESDIADLGSIVAAALAHSPAARTLLAALEAEQTVPETAVRDYYDRNQDRFLTPQALRRGVSPFDGAAPEDVLPYDEVRQGIAHELRTAAGRQAFFGWLDQARAGVKYSHGHEHPGDPSHPDHEHRH; encoded by the coding sequence GTGAACCCGGAACACGCGGCGCTGATAGACGGCGAACCACTACCGGCAGAACGGGTGAACACCTTCCTGGAAGCGCCCCACAGGGGCGCGGGGAACTGCGCGACCAGCCACGACGAACCCGCACCCGCCGCAGGCCGGACGGAACCCCCCTCCGTCGCGAGACAAAGACGCCGCTGGGCCACTCAAGTGATCGTCATCGACGAACTCGCCCGAAGGGCGTGCGTGGACCGAGGTCTGAACCCACCGCCGGAAGTCACCCCGGCCAAGGCCCTCACCCTGGCCGAATCCGACATAGCGGACCTCGGCAGCATCGTCGCCGCGGCCCTCGCCCACTCCCCCGCCGCCCGCACCCTCCTGGCCGCCCTGGAAGCCGAACAGACGGTTCCGGAAACCGCCGTACGGGACTACTACGACCGCAACCAGGACCGCTTCCTCACCCCGCAGGCGCTGAGGCGAGGCGTCAGCCCCTTCGACGGAGCGGCCCCGGAAGACGTGTTGCCGTACGACGAGGTCCGCCAGGGCATCGCACACGAGCTCCGCACCGCGGCCGGCCGTCAGGCATTCTTCGGCTGGTTGGACCAGGCGCGCGCCGGCGTGAAGTACTCCCACGGGCACGAACACCCGGGCGATCCTTCACATCCGGATCACGAACACCGTCACTGA
- a CDS encoding NEW3 domain-containing protein has translation MRVTAVESTELFVGTTEQPLQVVAATVEHLPGRSVRVTAEGRGTGETVVTVGADGTARAEIPVTGSGGPITVTAADGGETASATGEFTVAEPGWTMFMVSHFHYDPVWWNTQGAYTETWDVADDPATTGLPARTFDSRGQSGMSLVRAHSDLARRDPAYTFVLAEVDYLKPYWNAFPEERGFLRELIRTGRVEIMGGTYNEPNTNLTGAEATVRNALYGDGYQRAVLGASPETAWQLDAFGHDPQFPGIMADAGVSSSSWARGPFHQWGPTLSVFGEEPRDPNRMQFPAEFDWIAPSGRGILTAYMVNHYGAGWRIDNAPTLPDAEAEAFKLFKGLKQVALTRNVLLPVGGDYAPPCRWVMDIHRDWNARYVWPRFVSGVPRDFFAAVRAELASEGRRASPQTRDMNPVYTGKDVSYIDTKQAQRYGETLLADAEAWATLASLVTGHPYPDAALDKAWRQLVYGAHHDAITGSESDQVYIDLLTGWRELADLAETVHADATKALADRVEPGTGPDLVVFNSATWERQDVLTVEDPGLVPVGDDFQPLPSVREKDGTLRVVVPGVPGMGLKALPLAAGSVPEWTTGKGTTIRNEFYEVTVDPARGGAVSSLRSVAEDRELLPAGDIGNELVVQEEFSRHPRFGEGPWHLTPTGTTAARGRDVTADIDVEHSPAGSRITVRADLGLLTCTQKLTLWTGVDRLDVTTTIDGYDGEDRLIRVRWPSDVRGGLPVHEVADAVIGRGFGFVEVNSEEFPWTLDNPANTWFGLGSTARVALRDDTGALLGRRAFGVAELVYADWDVAGELGAPLAAALVRAGVTATSAIAGGPRYGDLEVDSNLPDIRIAVGGPERNSLVAEALAMDPAADRELRRQVAEQGVAAVWVAPRASLREEWVPGADLRDLERLPLLVVAGADAPGDAKAVDTLIADLDDFTVTATAAGGGEALPPGDAWDGRGFAVLNRGTPGCVVTTSGDLHMSLMRSCTGWPSGIWVDPPRRTTPDGSGFQLQRWSHTFEYAVVAGEGDWRDLQLPARGHEFNHPLTARTRTDGGSALLPRTASLLEVEPAREVLLDALKPLGSPLARGSAAPVDPGRGVVVRVHEVNGRPVRARVRGPVTWTEGARADVLERPGAPLTPDGEGALETALSGFEVATVLAAPPQAPEPTADPGVAAREPAQPVHTRYWLHNSGPAPRGNMPVSVFLSPTALTVTGPVTATVRIGSEFTDSSANGTVVLGVPPGWSAEPPELPYALGPRGFSLAEVTVTPPADAEPGRHWLTARLSYGGQTYEDVVGLDVPGGPPAGQGLVCDLAADRITVRRGERAQVPVSLRNTTRGPVGGQLWAVSSWGTWQGVTPGLQGFTVPGGEHRESVIEVDGSRIPAGTYWLLVKAAWNGQVAYTRAIPLEVTS, from the coding sequence ATGCGCGTCACCGCCGTTGAGTCGACCGAGTTGTTCGTCGGTACAACCGAGCAGCCGCTCCAGGTGGTGGCCGCCACGGTCGAGCACCTCCCGGGCCGCTCGGTCCGCGTCACCGCCGAGGGACGCGGCACCGGGGAGACCGTCGTCACCGTCGGCGCGGACGGCACCGCCCGCGCCGAGATACCCGTGACCGGCAGCGGCGGGCCCATCACGGTGACCGCGGCCGACGGGGGCGAGACCGCGAGCGCGACGGGCGAGTTCACCGTCGCCGAACCCGGCTGGACCATGTTCATGGTCAGCCACTTCCACTACGACCCGGTCTGGTGGAACACCCAGGGCGCCTACACCGAGACCTGGGACGTCGCCGACGACCCGGCCACGACCGGCCTGCCCGCCCGCACCTTCGACTCGCGCGGCCAGTCCGGGATGAGCCTGGTGCGGGCCCACTCCGATCTGGCCCGGCGCGATCCGGCGTACACCTTCGTGCTGGCGGAGGTCGACTACCTCAAGCCGTACTGGAACGCCTTCCCGGAGGAACGCGGCTTTCTGCGGGAGCTGATCCGCACCGGCCGCGTCGAGATCATGGGCGGCACCTACAACGAGCCGAACACCAATCTCACCGGCGCCGAGGCCACCGTACGCAACGCCCTGTACGGCGACGGGTACCAGCGGGCGGTCCTCGGGGCGTCCCCGGAGACGGCCTGGCAGCTGGACGCCTTCGGGCACGACCCGCAGTTCCCGGGGATCATGGCCGACGCGGGGGTCTCCTCCAGCTCGTGGGCGCGCGGGCCCTTCCACCAGTGGGGCCCCACCCTCTCCGTGTTCGGCGAGGAGCCGCGGGACCCGAACCGCATGCAGTTCCCGGCCGAGTTCGACTGGATCGCCCCCTCCGGACGCGGGATCCTCACCGCGTACATGGTCAACCACTACGGCGCCGGCTGGCGGATCGACAACGCGCCCACGCTGCCCGACGCGGAGGCCGAGGCGTTCAAGCTGTTCAAGGGGCTCAAGCAGGTCGCGCTGACCCGCAACGTGCTGCTCCCGGTCGGCGGGGACTACGCGCCGCCGTGCCGCTGGGTCATGGACATCCACCGCGACTGGAACGCCCGTTACGTCTGGCCCAGGTTCGTCTCCGGCGTACCGCGGGACTTCTTCGCCGCCGTCCGCGCCGAGTTGGCGTCCGAGGGACGCAGGGCCTCCCCGCAGACCCGGGACATGAACCCGGTCTACACCGGCAAGGACGTCTCCTACATCGACACCAAGCAGGCCCAGCGGTACGGCGAGACGCTCCTGGCCGACGCGGAGGCCTGGGCGACCCTCGCCTCGCTGGTCACCGGGCACCCCTATCCGGACGCGGCCCTCGACAAGGCCTGGCGGCAGCTGGTCTACGGCGCCCACCACGACGCCATCACGGGCTCGGAGTCCGACCAGGTGTACATCGATCTCCTCACCGGCTGGCGGGAGTTGGCCGACCTCGCCGAGACCGTGCACGCCGACGCGACGAAGGCACTGGCCGACCGGGTGGAGCCGGGCACCGGACCCGACCTGGTGGTCTTCAACTCCGCCACCTGGGAACGCCAGGACGTCCTCACCGTCGAGGACCCGGGGCTGGTCCCCGTCGGCGACGACTTCCAGCCGCTGCCGTCCGTGCGCGAGAAGGACGGCACCCTCCGGGTCGTCGTACCGGGGGTGCCCGGCATGGGCCTCAAGGCCCTGCCTCTGGCGGCCGGTTCGGTCCCCGAGTGGACCACCGGCAAGGGCACGACCATCCGCAACGAGTTCTACGAGGTGACGGTCGACCCGGCTCGCGGCGGCGCGGTGAGCAGTCTCAGGTCCGTCGCCGAGGACCGGGAACTCCTGCCCGCCGGGGACATCGGCAACGAGCTCGTCGTCCAGGAGGAGTTCTCCCGGCACCCGCGCTTCGGCGAGGGCCCCTGGCACCTCACCCCGACCGGCACGACCGCCGCCCGCGGCCGGGACGTCACGGCGGACATCGATGTCGAGCACTCCCCCGCCGGGTCCCGCATCACCGTCCGCGCCGACCTGGGACTCCTCACCTGCACCCAGAAGTTGACCCTGTGGACCGGTGTCGACCGCCTCGACGTCACCACGACGATCGACGGCTACGACGGCGAGGACCGCCTCATCCGGGTCCGCTGGCCCTCCGACGTGCGGGGCGGGCTGCCCGTGCACGAGGTCGCCGACGCGGTGATCGGGCGCGGGTTCGGGTTCGTGGAGGTGAACAGCGAGGAGTTCCCGTGGACCTTGGACAACCCGGCCAACACCTGGTTCGGCCTCGGATCCACGGCCCGGGTGGCGCTGCGCGACGACACCGGCGCACTGCTGGGCCGACGGGCCTTCGGAGTCGCCGAGTTGGTGTACGCCGACTGGGACGTGGCGGGTGAGCTGGGCGCCCCGCTGGCCGCGGCCCTCGTCCGCGCGGGCGTGACCGCCACCTCGGCGATCGCCGGCGGCCCCCGCTACGGCGACCTCGAAGTCGACTCCAACCTTCCCGACATCCGGATCGCCGTGGGCGGCCCCGAGCGCAACTCCCTGGTCGCCGAGGCCCTCGCCATGGACCCCGCCGCCGACCGCGAGCTGCGCCGCCAGGTCGCCGAGCAGGGCGTGGCGGCCGTCTGGGTCGCACCGCGCGCCTCCCTGCGCGAGGAGTGGGTTCCGGGCGCCGACCTGCGGGACCTGGAGCGGCTGCCACTGCTGGTGGTCGCGGGCGCGGACGCTCCGGGGGACGCGAAGGCGGTCGACACGCTGATCGCGGACCTCGATGACTTCACCGTCACGGCCACGGCGGCGGGCGGCGGTGAGGCACTTCCTCCCGGCGACGCCTGGGACGGCCGCGGCTTCGCCGTCCTGAACCGGGGCACGCCCGGCTGCGTGGTCACCACCTCCGGCGACCTCCACATGTCCCTGATGCGCTCCTGCACCGGCTGGCCGTCCGGCATCTGGGTCGATCCGCCCCGCCGCACCACCCCGGACGGCTCGGGCTTCCAGCTCCAGCGCTGGTCGCACACCTTCGAGTACGCGGTCGTCGCGGGCGAGGGCGACTGGCGGGACCTGCAACTACCGGCACGGGGGCACGAGTTCAACCACCCCCTCACGGCCCGGACACGCACCGACGGCGGGTCCGCGCTCCTGCCCCGCACGGCCTCCCTGCTGGAGGTGGAACCGGCCCGGGAGGTGCTCCTGGACGCCCTCAAGCCGCTCGGCTCCCCGCTGGCCAGGGGCAGCGCGGCTCCCGTGGATCCGGGACGCGGGGTCGTCGTCCGCGTCCACGAGGTGAACGGCAGGCCGGTCCGGGCACGGGTCCGCGGGCCGGTCACCTGGACCGAGGGCGCCCGGGCGGACGTACTGGAACGGCCCGGGGCGCCGCTGACACCGGACGGCGAGGGCGCCCTGGAGACAGCGCTGTCCGGCTTCGAGGTGGCCACGGTCCTGGCCGCACCGCCCCAGGCACCCGAGCCGACGGCCGACCCCGGCGTGGCCGCCCGCGAACCCGCCCAGCCGGTCCACACCCGCTACTGGCTGCACAACTCCGGGCCCGCCCCGCGCGGCAACATGCCGGTGTCCGTCTTCCTCTCCCCCACCGCGCTCACCGTGACCGGCCCGGTCACCGCGACGGTCCGGATCGGCTCCGAGTTCACGGACTCCTCGGCGAACGGCACGGTGGTCCTCGGGGTGCCGCCCGGCTGGTCCGCCGAGCCCCCCGAACTGCCGTACGCGCTGGGCCCCCGCGGCTTCTCGCTGGCCGAGGTCACCGTGACCCCGCCGGCGGACGCCGAGCCCGGCCGGCACTGGCTCACGGCCCGGCTGTCGTACGGCGGCCAGACCTACGAGGACGTCGTGGGCCTCGACGTACCAGGCGGACCGCCCGCGGGGCAGGGCCTGGTGTGCGACCTGGCCGCCGACCGGATCACCGTACGCAGGGGTGAGCGGGCTCAGGTTCCGGTGAGCCTGCGCAACACCACCCGGGGACCGGTCGGCGGCCAGCTCTGGGCGGTGTCGTCCTGGGGCACCTGGCAGGGCGTGACACCCGGCCTCCAGGGCTTCACGGTGCCGGGCGGGGAGCACCGGGAGTCCGTGATCGAGGTGGACGGCTCACGGATTCCTGCGGGCACGTACTGGCTGTTGGTCAAGGCCGCGTGGAACGGCCAGGTGGCGTACACGAGAGCGATCCCCCTGGAGGTGACCTCGTGA
- a CDS encoding MurR/RpiR family transcriptional regulator, protein MPPTDVTTLIRTELPRLAGSLRKVGELILEDPAAVTHCSAAELGRRTGTSQATVTRFCRAIGLDSYQHLLIELAQERGRGEVSDWGSAEIGPDISPDDSLERVVQVVGSADLRAIQQTIERIDLDALERAAQALAKARRIDVYGVGGSGAVAQETETRLFRIGCQVRGWTEVHGAATSAALLTPADVAIGISHSGATRETLEPFEMAKERGATTIAITTDPRSPLARAADIRLISATSETSFRTGSIGGRHSVLMIVDCLYVRVGQVAYQRASASLALTDHITPQHAVKARRSR, encoded by the coding sequence ATGCCTCCGACCGACGTCACCACCCTGATCCGCACCGAGCTGCCCCGGCTGGCCGGTTCCCTGCGGAAGGTCGGCGAGCTGATCCTGGAGGATCCGGCCGCCGTCACCCACTGCTCCGCCGCCGAGCTGGGCCGCCGCACCGGAACCTCGCAGGCCACGGTCACCCGGTTCTGCCGCGCCATCGGACTCGACTCCTACCAGCACCTGCTGATCGAACTGGCCCAGGAACGCGGTCGCGGCGAGGTCTCCGACTGGGGCTCGGCCGAGATCGGCCCCGACATCTCGCCGGACGACAGCCTGGAGCGGGTCGTCCAGGTGGTCGGCAGCGCGGACCTGCGCGCGATCCAGCAGACGATCGAACGCATCGACCTGGACGCCCTGGAGCGCGCCGCGCAGGCCCTGGCCAAGGCCCGCCGCATCGATGTGTACGGCGTCGGCGGCAGCGGCGCGGTCGCCCAGGAGACGGAGACGCGGCTGTTCCGCATCGGCTGCCAGGTCCGCGGCTGGACCGAGGTGCACGGCGCCGCCACCTCCGCGGCCCTGCTCACCCCGGCCGACGTGGCCATAGGCATCTCCCACTCGGGCGCCACCCGCGAGACCCTGGAACCCTTCGAGATGGCCAAGGAGCGGGGCGCGACCACCATCGCCATCACCACCGATCCACGCTCCCCGCTGGCCAGGGCCGCCGACATCCGGCTCATCTCCGCCACCTCGGAGACCAGTTTCCGCACCGGCAGCATCGGCGGCCGGCACTCCGTCCTGATGATCGTCGACTGCCTCTACGTCCGGGTCGGCCAGGTCGCCTACCAGCGGGCCAGCGCCTCCCTGGCGCTCACCGACCACATCACCCCGCAGCACGCGGTGAAGGCCCGTCGGTCGCGGTGA